Proteins found in one Bacteroidota bacterium genomic segment:
- the murG gene encoding undecaprenyldiphospho-muramoylpentapeptide beta-N-acetylglucosaminyltransferase, whose protein sequence is MRAPPGVLFVGGGTGGHVYPALAVAEALRRLKPEVEIAFAGTPERLEGRVVPQAGYPFYAIPARGLRRRQWWRNLSLPVVVGRGLGRAWRLLDRIRPHAIVATGGYVTVPVLSAAVLRGLPYVLQEQNSYPGLANRCFARWARWVCLGFEAAAAYFPQTRVRLTGNPVRSEIGTVPRALAAGRWGFSPDRFTVLALGGSLGAETLNRAMARWASTFLEAGWQVLWQTGPGAYGRLRSQLPPHPRLYLSPFLEAMAEAYGAADVVVCRAGALTLSELAQAGLPSVLVPSPNVVADHQRRNAELFAQAGAAVLLPDQQAEAQLGYLLQELAAQPERRIRMGVQARQLSRPGAAETIARLVWELIEAQL, encoded by the coding sequence GTGAGGGCGCCTCCGGGCGTTTTGTTTGTGGGCGGGGGCACAGGAGGGCACGTATACCCTGCTTTGGCGGTTGCGGAGGCGCTTCGTCGCCTGAAGCCAGAGGTGGAGATCGCCTTCGCGGGAACTCCGGAAAGACTGGAAGGACGCGTGGTACCGCAGGCCGGATATCCGTTCTATGCGATACCGGCTCGGGGGCTAAGACGCCGGCAGTGGTGGCGCAACCTGTCTTTGCCCGTCGTGGTAGGACGGGGTCTGGGACGCGCCTGGAGGCTGCTGGACCGGATACGGCCGCATGCGATCGTGGCCACCGGGGGATACGTAACGGTGCCCGTGCTGAGCGCGGCTGTCCTGCGGGGCCTACCTTACGTGTTGCAAGAGCAAAACAGCTACCCCGGTCTGGCCAACCGGTGTTTCGCCCGTTGGGCCCGCTGGGTGTGCTTGGGTTTTGAGGCCGCGGCTGCGTATTTCCCCCAGACGCGGGTGCGCCTGACCGGAAACCCCGTGCGATCCGAAATCGGAACCGTACCCCGAGCCTTGGCCGCCGGCCGGTGGGGCTTTTCGCCCGATCGGTTTACGGTGCTCGCTTTGGGGGGCAGTCTGGGGGCCGAGACCCTCAACCGGGCCATGGCTCGATGGGCGAGCACGTTTCTAGAGGCCGGCTGGCAGGTGCTCTGGCAGACGGGCCCGGGGGCCTATGGACGCCTGCGAAGCCAGCTGCCCCCCCATCCGCGTCTGTACTTAAGCCCGTTTCTGGAGGCGATGGCGGAGGCCTATGGCGCAGCCGATGTGGTGGTCTGCCGCGCCGGCGCGCTCACGCTGAGCGAGTTAGCCCAAGCGGGCCTGCCCAGCGTGCTCGTGCCTTCGCCCAACGTGGTGGCCGATCACCAACGCCGCAACGCTGAGCTTTTCGCGCAAGCCGGGGCCGCGGTGCTGCTGCCCGATCAGCAGGCCGAGGCGCAGCTTGGGTATCTGTTACAGGAACTAGCCGCGCAGCCGGAACGCCGGATCCGCATGGGCGTCCAGGCCCGGCAGTTGAGCCGGCCCGGTGCGGCGGAGACGATAGCGCGCCTGGTATGGGAACTGATCGAAGCCCAATTATGA
- a CDS encoding FtsW/RodA/SpoVE family cell cycle protein, whose product MSYRPTPDAPGGVDRIFLWTVLALLLLGTLAVFSSMASLATHRAEGGLGGLMLRRLTHVGMGIAALLILSRIDYHVVARWSRAVLLFSLGLVGLVWWFAEGPGASARWLRIAGASFQPSELARAALTVYLATLLARKQPCIADMDRALLPALCWIGLGVGLIGPSNLSAAVLLLVVSAVLLFLGRIPVRQLLVVGLVGIALSGILIGMAPYRWERLERFAARIGQGELDPLGDDYQVVQSLIALANGGLFGVGMGKSVQRDFLPLPYNDFVFAIIVEEYGLVGGAALVGLFVVLLVRGFFYVARWAPDALGFLLAGGLTTALLVQAFVHVLIVVGLGPVTGQTLPFVSYGGTALLVSCAQAGIVLNVSRQARRRQ is encoded by the coding sequence ATGTCCTACCGTCCCACCCCTGATGCGCCTGGGGGAGTGGACCGGATTTTTCTGTGGACGGTCCTAGCCCTCCTGTTGCTGGGTACCCTGGCCGTTTTCTCCTCTATGGCGTCTTTGGCTACCCACCGGGCGGAGGGGGGCTTAGGCGGGCTCATGCTGCGTCGCTTGACCCACGTGGGCATGGGGATAGCGGCGCTCCTGATCCTGAGCCGCATCGATTATCATGTGGTGGCCCGTTGGAGTCGAGCTGTGCTCCTGTTTAGCCTGGGCCTTGTGGGCCTGGTCTGGTGGTTCGCCGAAGGTCCGGGGGCCTCGGCTCGATGGCTGCGTATAGCAGGGGCCAGTTTTCAGCCTTCGGAGCTGGCGCGCGCCGCGCTTACGGTGTATTTGGCTACCTTGCTGGCCCGCAAGCAGCCCTGTATCGCGGACATGGATCGGGCGCTGCTGCCGGCGCTCTGTTGGATCGGTTTAGGGGTGGGCTTGATCGGTCCCAGCAACCTGAGCGCGGCCGTGCTGTTGCTGGTCGTATCGGCCGTGCTGCTGTTTTTGGGCCGCATTCCGGTGCGTCAGCTTCTTGTGGTGGGCCTTGTTGGGATAGCCCTCTCCGGGATCCTAATAGGAATGGCTCCCTACAGATGGGAGCGCCTGGAGCGCTTTGCGGCCCGCATCGGGCAGGGGGAGCTTGACCCGCTGGGGGATGATTATCAGGTGGTGCAGTCCCTGATCGCGCTCGCCAACGGTGGGTTGTTCGGGGTAGGCATGGGCAAAAGCGTGCAGCGGGATTTTCTGCCCTTGCCGTACAATGATTTTGTCTTCGCCATCATCGTCGAGGAGTACGGGCTAGTGGGCGGGGCGGCCCTGGTGGGTTTGTTTGTCGTCCTCTTGGTGCGGGGTTTCTTTTATGTGGCGCGCTGGGCGCCTGACGCTTTGGGCTTTTTGCTTGCAGGCGGGCTGACGACGGCTCTGCTCGTGCAGGCCTTCGTGCATGTGCTCATTGTAGTGGGTTTAGGGCCTGTGACAGGGCAGACGCTGCCGTTTGTCAGCTACGGCGGCACGGCGCTTCTGGTAAGCTGCGCTCAGGCCGGAATTGTGCTCAATGTATCCCGACAGGCTCGGAGGCGACAGTGA